The following coding sequences lie in one Trichoderma breve strain T069 chromosome 1, whole genome shotgun sequence genomic window:
- a CDS encoding protein kinase domain-containing protein produces the protein MGQGFSLATPSAGAAGIDIAQLLDIQYEKSIGNARFMKSIRGRHENGVVLVKVLVKPYPEVKLETYKKKIIEQRKALAGVPNALGFQRIIETETNGYLVRQFMYSSLYDRMSTRPFLEDIEKKWLAFQLLCALRDCHARDVYHGDIKAQNVLVTSWNWLYLTDFSSAYKPIMLPDDNPGDFSYFFDSSGRRTCYIAPERFYSSSEAPPQKPKMTWAMDVFSAGCVIAQLFLESEIFSLAQLYKYRRGEYDPVITHLSVISDKDVRDMIAHMIQLDPERRYSAEQYLDFWKDKVFPSYFYNFLHQYMELITDPSSGNTPISGAEKNLGEADNRIDRIYNDFDKISYFLGYQAEKQTSGPILPKSRLGLDHFPVRLSIPTHEHAVSADLEPPEDDGTLIFLTLVVSAMRTTARAASRIRACDLLLAFAERLTDEAKLDRVLPYLMTLLRKEETDMVLVTVIRAVTQLLQLVRMTTPINSHVLVEYVLPRMEIALGTKSWTPNSLVRATYASCIDPEVEPGTDGAAANFESMFDNANRQLFEILESHTKQLVEDPDVHVRRAFLTSVPELCMYFQENSNDILLTHLITYLNDRDWMLKSAFLDTIVGIATFIGSTSLEEFILPLMIQALADPEESVVRSALHSLAQLAGLGLLSKPKIWELADLTGRLTMHPNIWIRESSAEFLSMAAKFLSQADVQCVLLPMVKPYLKIESLSDFSELTLLDSLKKPLPRAVFDQALTWATKTERGVFWKSVLGKRLSSNQGPLAPAARTSKELIPTSTSKINRNEEDEQWLEKLRNFGLKPEDEVKFLALCEYIWRLSRSKTRDSVVVAPAAEEEIMPTGFVQLKELGVSIQTVFFDEGPLKDPSGALPDLEPTPSPGGPYTIADALLDASMTIDDAAGKKKRSSLHSHKRVHSIGPLPSRSTGRLLSPTGSGRASSTDSRMALNSPLGPGDDSASVRDGSYSSRRGIRHQSSALSLLDRRDGHKSIPETGTSDTNAFGQVEGPFTSSAPVQAVSRPSTGGGEAARLRQVRHSYEGTDPHVRRMLDNMYVENFPRDVLEFGPMVQPISGDKNRSVNMPGADPPWKPDGHLVATFSEHHGPINRVIPSPDHIFFITGGNDGTVKVWDTQRLERNITNRSRQTYKHGEGARVVALCFVENSHCFVSCASDGSVHVVKVDTVPTSGVIRYTKLRVLREYQLPEGEYAVWCEHFKQEQSSILVLATNLSRILAMDLRTMTLLYVLENPVHHGTPTCFCVDKKRNWLCVGTTHGVIDLWDLRFKMRLKGWGVPGKGSIYRICVHPNKGRGKWICVAGGTGQGEVTVWDLEKTTCREIYRTGGNKDGQKGYTAWEVDEDKPEGMLGRFATNLEISDMANADRGVRAMVVGTGTSEDSREVRHAYMLTAGSDKRLRFWDISRIENSCIYSGLQPDEVPPTYTSTHPTTSMTLNTERFARHAASAPNAGTGSRQKAPRSTVISMQQQQLLKSHLDLIMDVAILEYPYSMSVSVDRSGVIYVFQ, from the exons ATGGGTCAAGGCTTTTCTCTCGCTACGCCGTCGGCCGGCGCGGCGGGCATAGATATTGCGCAGCTGCTGGACATTCAGTACGAAAAGAGCATAGGAAATGCGCGCTTCATGAAGAGCATCCGAGGCAGGCACGAGAACGGCGTGGTGCTGGTCAAGGTGCTGGTGAAGCCCTACCCGGAGGTGAAGCTGGAGAcgtacaagaagaagattataG AGCAGCGCAAGGCGTTGGCGGGCGTTCCTAATGCACTAGGCTTCCAGCGCATCATCGAGACGGAGACGAACGGATACCTGGTGCGGCAGTTCATGTACAGCTCGCTCTATGACCGCATGAGCACGCGGCCCTTCCTGGAGGACATTGAGAAGAAGTGGCTGGCgttccagcttctctgcGCCCTGCGGGACTGCCACGCGCGGGACGTATACCACGGCGACATCAAGGCCCAGAACGTGCTCGTCACATCGTGGAACTGGCTATACTTGACCGACTTCTCGTCTGCCTACAAGCCCATCATGCTTCCGGACGACAACCCAGGCGACTTTTCCTACTTTTTCGATTCGTCTGGCCGGCGGACGTGCTATATTGCGCCTGAGCGCTTCTACTCTTCTAGCGAAGCTCCGCCTcagaagcccaagatgacGTGGGCCATGGATGTCTTCAGTGCGGGATGTGTCATTGCCCAGCTGTTTCTCGAGTCGGAAATCTTTAGTCTCGCCCAGCTGTATAAGTACCGGCGCGGCGAGTACGATCCCGTCATTACTCACCTGAGCGTCATCTCGGACAAGGATGTGCGCGACATGATTGCGCATATGATCCAGCTTGATCCCGAAAGGCGGTATTCGGCTGAGCAGTATCTTGACTTTTGGAAAGATAAGGTCTTTCCAAGCTACTTTTACAATTTTCTCCACCAGTATATGGAGCTGATTACGGATCCTTCATCGGGGAATACTCCTATTTCGGGTGCTGAGAAGAATTTGGGCGAAGCCGATAACCGTATCGACAGGATCTATAATGACTTTGACAAGATTTCGTATTTCTTGGGCTATCAGGCTGAGAAGCAGACATCAGGGCCGATACTGCCCAAGTCGAGGCTGGGGTTGGACCATTTCCCCGTGAGGTTGAGCATACCAACTCACGAACATGCCGTTTCTGCGGATCTCGAGCCGCCTGAGGACGACGGGACGCTCATTTTCTTGACGCTGGTGGTCTCGGCTATGAGAACGACGGCAAGGGCTGCGTCTAGAATCAGGGCGTGCGATTTGCTGTTGGCTTTTGCCGAAAGGCTTACGGATGAGGCCAAACTAGACAGAGTGCTGCCGTATCTGATGACACTTTTGCGCAAGGAGGAGACGGACATGGTGCTCGTGACTGTGATACGGGCCGTCACCCAGCTGTTGCAGCTAGTACGGATGACCACGCCGATAAATTCGCACGTTCTGGTGGAATATGTCCTGCCCCGGATGGAGATTGCTCTCGGGACGAAATCGTGGACACCCAACTCCCTTGTGCGAGCGACTTATGCGTCTTGCATCG ACCCGGAGGTTGAGCCTGGAACTgatggcgccgccgccaactTTGAGAGCATGTTTGATAATGCGAATCGACAGCTTTTTGAGATTCTGGAGAGCCACACAAAACAGCTCGTCGAGGACCCCGATGTTCATGTTCGAAGAGCGTTCTTGACGTCGGTGCCGGAGCTCTGCATGTACTTTCAGGAGAATTCTAATGATATTCTGCTTACGCACCTAATCACATATTTAAACGACCGGGACTGGATGTTGAAGAGCGCCTTCCTAGACACCATCGTGGGCATTGCGACCTTTATAGGAAGCACGAGCCTCGAGGAGTTCATACTACCTCTCATGATCCAGGCTCTGGCGGATCCAGAAGAAAGCGTGGTGCGTTCAGCTTTGCATTCGCTGGCTCAGCTCGCCGGCCTGGGGCTGCTCTCTAAGCCAAAAATCTGGGAACTGGCAGACTTGACAGGACGGCTCACCATGCATCCAAACATATGGATCAGAGAATCTTCGGCAGAGTTCCTATCTATGGCTGCCAAGTTCTTATCTCAGGCCGATGTGCAGTGCGTACTGCTGCCGATGGTTAAGCCATATCTCAAAATAGAGTCTCTCTCCGACTTTTCCGAGTTGACTCTGCTCGactccttgaagaagcctCTTCCCCGGGCAGTCTTTGACCAAGCGCTGACTTGGGCTACCAAGACGGAAAGGGGAGTGTTTTGGAAGTCGGTCTTGGGGAAGCGGCTATCATCGAACCAGGGGCCACTGGCTCCGGCAGCTCGAACGTCTAAGGAGCTAATACCCACTTCCACGAGCAAGATTAACcgcaatgaagaagatgaacaaTGGCTTGAGAAGCTAAGGAATTTTGGACTAAAGCCCGAAGACGAGGTGAAATTCTTGGCCTTGTGCGAATATATATGGCGGCTTAGCAGAAGCAAGACGCGGGATTCTGTCGTCGTTGCCCCTGCtgccgaagaagaaatcaTGCCCACGGGATTTGTCCAGCTGAAGGAGCTGGGCGTCTCCATCCAGACAGTGTTTTTTGACGAAGGACCCCTGAAAGACCCCTCTGGCGCTCTGCCAGACCTGGAACCTACACCTTCCCCAGGAGGGCCATATACTATTGCGGATGCGTTGTTGGACGCTTCCATGACGATAGACGATGCGgccgggaagaagaagcgcagctctctccattctcaCAAGAGGGTGCACAGCATAGGTCCTTTGCCCTCTCGTAGCACCGGACGGCTGCTGTCCCCCACAGGGAGCGGTAGGGCTAGCTCTACTGATTCTCGGATGGCACTGAATTCTCCCCTTGGCCCTGGAGATGATTCCGCATCTGTCAGGGATGGATCGTATTCTTCTCGCAGAGGCATCCGACACCAATCTAGCGCTCTCAGCCTCTTGGATCGCAGGGACGGCCACAAGTCCATACCGGAGACTGGAACCAGCGACACCAACGCATTTGGACAGGTAGAAGGGCCCTTTACTTCATCAGCACCGGTGCAGGCCGTTTCTCGGCCGAGCACAGGAGGCGGCGAAGCCGCTCGTCTGAGACAGGTGAGGCATAGCTACGAAGGAACAGACCCCCACGTCCGGCGCATGCTTGACAACATGTACGTCGAAAACTTTCCCCGCGATGTGCTCGAGTTTGGACCGATGGTCCAGCCCATCTCTGGAGACAAGAACAGATCGGTCAACATGCCGGGCGCGGACCCTCCCTGGAAGCCGGATGGGCATCTCGTGGCGACGTTTTCGGAGCACCATGGACCCATCAACCGTGTCATACCATCTCCAGATCACATCTTCTTTATCACAGGCGGCAACGATGGGACGGTCAAGGTGTGGGATACGCAGCGGCTTGAGCGCAACATTACGAACCGATCTCGGCAGACTTACAAACATGGCGAAGGTGCTCGCGTCGTTGCCCTGTGTTTTGTCGAAAACTCACACTGCTTTGTCAGTTGTGCGTCCGATGGGAGCGTTCACGTAGTCAAGGTTGACACGGTTCCCACTAGTGGTGTTATTAGATATACCAAGCTGCGGGTGTTGCGGGAATACCAACTACCGGAAGGCGAATATGCAGTTTGGTGTGAGCATTTTAAGCAGGAACAGAGCTCCATCCTTGTACTCGCCACCAACCTATCGAGGATCCTCGCCATGGACTTAAGAACCATGACTCTGCTCTACGTGCTGGAGAACCCTGTCCATCACGGAACGCCAACGTGTTTTTGCGTTGACAAGAAGAGGAACTGGCTGTGCGTGGGGACCACCCATGGAGTTATCGACTTGTGGGATCTTCGGTTCAAGATGAGGCTCAAGGGCTGGGGTGTGCCCGGGAAAGGGTCCATCTACCGGATTTGCGTACATCCCAACAAGGGTAGAGGCAAATGGATCTGTGTCGCTGGAGGAACTGGCCAAGGCGAAGTTACGGTGTGGGACCTGGAAAAGACGACGTGCAGAGAAATTTACCGAACTGGCGGCAATAAGGATGGCCAGAAGGGATACACCGCTTGGGAGGTCGATGAAGATAAACCCGAAGGAATGCTTGGTCGTTTCGCCACAAACCTTGAGATAAGTGACATGGCAAATGCGGATCGAGGGGTCCGGGCAATGGTTGTGGGCACGGGAACATCAGAAGACTCTCGCGAGGTCCGCCATGCGTACATGCTCACGGCAGGGTCCGACAAACGTCTTAGATTCTGGGACATTTCCCGGATCGAAAACTCTTGCATTTACAGCGGTCTCCAGCCCGACGAAGTGCCGCCCACATATACGAGCACGCATCCTACAACATCGATGACGCTGAATACGGAGCGATTCGCTAGGCATGCGGCGTCTG